A section of the Larus michahellis chromosome 1, bLarMic1.1, whole genome shotgun sequence genome encodes:
- the KCTD12 gene encoding BTB/POZ domain-containing protein KCTD12: MALADSARGLPNGGGVSPAAGSGAAGSGAAAAAAAAGGWSSFPEIVELNVGGQVYVTRRCTVVSVRDSLLWRMFSQQQPSELPRDSKGRFFLDRDGFLFRYILDYLRDLQLVLPEHFPERSRLQREAEYFQLPDLARRLAQARVAAAARPAALHRDGSLCADEPPPPALLGYLEAEPLEGGGGGGAAASAPSPTASRSPSGGPLLTPSQSLDGAAGRRSGYITIGYRGSYTIGREAQADAKFRRVARITVCGKTALAKEVFGETLNESRDPDRPPERYTARYYLKFNFLEQAFDRLSEAGFRMAACSSTGTCAFAPEQGGPADDKIWTSYTEYVFCRD; the protein is encoded by the coding sequence ATGGCCCTGGCAGACAGCGCCCGCGGGCTGCCCAACGGCGGCGGCGTGtcgccggcggcggggagcggggcggcggggagcggggcggcggcggcggcggcggcggcgggcggctggtCGTCCTTCCCGGAGATCGTGGAGCTGAACGTGGGCGGGCAGGTGTACGTGACGCGGCGCTGCACCGTGGTCTCGGTGCGGGACTCGCTGCTCTGGCGCATGTTCTCGCAGCAGCAGCCCAGCGAGCTGCCCCGGGACAGCAAGGGCCGCTTCTTCCTCGACCGCGACGGCTTCCTTTTCCGCTACATCCTGGACTACCTGCGGGACCTGCAGCTGGTGCTGCCCGAGCACTTCCCCGAGCGCAGCCGCCTCCAACGGGAGGCCGAGTACTTCCAGCTGCCCGACCTGGCTCGCCGCCTGGCTCAGGCTCgggtcgccgccgccgctcgccccgccgcCCTGCACCGCGACGGCTCCCTCTGCGCCGacgagccgccgccgccggccctccTCGGCTACCTGGAGGCCGAGCCGCtggaagggggcggcgggggaggagccgccgcctccgccccgTCGCCCACCGCcagccgcagcccctcgggcGGGCCGCTGCTCACCCCCTCGCAGTCGCTGGACGGGGCGGCCGGGCGACGCTCGGGCTACATCACCATCGGCTACCGGGGCTCCTACACCATCGGGCGGGAGGCGCAGGCCGACGCCAAGTTCCGGCGGGTGGCCCGCATCACCGTCTGCGGTAAGACGGCGTTGGCCAAAGAGGTCTTCGGGGAGACGCTGAACGAGAGCCGGGACCCCGACCGCCCTCCCGAGCGCTACACCGCCCGCTACTACCTCAAGTTCAACTTCCTCGAGCAAGCCTTCGACCGGCTCTCCGAGGCTGGCTTCCGCATGGCCGCCTGCTCCTCCACCGGCACCTGTGCCTTCGCCCCTGAGCAGGGCGGCCCTGCCGATGATAAGATCTGGACCAGCTACACCGAGTATGTCTTCTGCCGGGACTGA